A section of the Sceloporus undulatus isolate JIND9_A2432 ecotype Alabama chromosome 3, SceUnd_v1.1, whole genome shotgun sequence genome encodes:
- the COPS7B gene encoding COP9 signalosome complex subunit 7b, with translation MAGEQKPSCNLLEQFILLAKGTTGSALTALINQVLEAPGVYVFGELLELTNVQELANGPNAAYFQMLNLFAYGTYPDYVANKNNLPELTGAQKNKLKHLTIVSLASRMKCIPYSVLLKDLDMRNLRELEDLIIEAVYTDIIQGKLDQRNQMLEVDFCIGRDIQRKDISNIVKTLHEWCDGCETVLLGIEQQVLRANQYKENHNRTQQQVETEVTNIKKTLKATASSSAQEMEQQLAERECPPHAEQRQPTKKMSKVKGLVSSRH, from the exons ATGGCCGGGGAGCAGAAACCTTCCTGTAATCTCCTTGAGCAGTTTATTTTATTAGCCAAAGGCACCACTGGGTCAGCTCTAACTGCTCTGATCAACCAAGTGCTGGAGGCTCCCGGGGTTTATGTCTTTGGAGAGCTACTAGAATTAACAAATGTACAAGAG CTTGCCAACGGGCCTAATGCTGCTTATTTTCAGATGTTGAATCTTTTTGCCTATGGAACATACCCAGATTATGTAG CAAACAAGAATAACCTGCCAGAGCTAACGGGGGCCCAAAAGAACAAGCTGAAGCACTTAACTATTGTCAGCTTAGCTTCCAGAATGAAG TGCATTCCTTACTCAGTGTTATTGAAAGACCTGGACATGCGGAACCTGCGGGAGTTAGAAGATCTGATCATTGAAGCTGTTTACACTGACATCATCCAAGGGAAACTGGATCAGCGGAACCAGATGCTGGAAGTGGATTTCTGCATCGGGCGGGACATCCAAAGGAAGGACATCAGCAACATTGTGAAAACACTTCATGAATG GTGTGATGGGTGTGAAACAGTTCTCTTGGGAATTGAACAGCAGGTGCTTAGAGCCAACCAATACAAAGAAAACCACAACCGGACGCAGCAGCAGGTAGAAACAGAG GTTACAAATATAAAGAAGACCCTCAAGGCCACGGCCTCCTCTTCAGCTCAAGAGATGGAGCAGCAGCTGGCTGAGCGGGAATGCCCCCCACATGCGGAGCAGAGGCAGCCCACCAAGAAGATGTCCAAAGTGAAAGGGCTGGTCTCCAGTCGCCACTAG